The following are encoded together in the Dehalococcoidales bacterium genome:
- a CDS encoding Crp/Fnr family transcriptional regulator, which produces MYTKWLGVLKASPIFNDIEETNLSTMLQCLKPVKKEYENREIIALDGTDFSGIGVVADGKIALTRDTFGGNRVILQVLGPGDIVGEMVAFSNLKKWPFTVIAQDDCCLFFLPTYKVMGYCSNICSSHSTLIMNILNILSNKAIAFSKTIEHLSARSIRGRVSSYLLDEFKQRGEKHFSLRMKRNELSDYLGIPRPSLSREMANMKNDGIIDYDGADITIKSVIRLEEAIE; this is translated from the coding sequence ATGTACACAAAATGGCTTGGGGTTTTAAAGGCTTCCCCGATTTTTAACGATATTGAAGAAACCAATTTAAGCACTATGCTCCAATGCTTGAAACCAGTAAAAAAGGAATATGAAAATCGTGAAATAATCGCACTGGATGGAACAGATTTTTCCGGTATTGGAGTGGTTGCTGACGGTAAAATTGCTTTAACTCGAGATACTTTTGGCGGAAATCGAGTTATATTGCAGGTGTTAGGACCTGGAGACATCGTTGGGGAAATGGTAGCTTTTTCGAACCTTAAAAAATGGCCTTTTACCGTGATTGCCCAAGATGATTGTTGCCTGTTTTTTTTACCGACTTACAAAGTAATGGGGTACTGCTCCAATATCTGCAGTTCACATTCTACGCTTATAATGAATATATTAAATATCCTCTCTAACAAAGCAATAGCTTTTTCCAAGACTATTGAACATCTCTCAGCCAGGAGTATCAGGGGCAGGGTATCAAGCTATCTTCTCGATGAGTTCAAACAGCGTGGGGAAAAACATTTTTCTCTCAGAATGAAAAGAAATGAGCTTTCTGATTATCTGGGCATCCCAAGGCCTTCCCTTTCAAGAGAAATGGCTAACATGAAAAATGATGGTATTATTGATTACGATGGCGCTGACATAACTATCAAGAGTGTTATC